One segment of Clostridium ljungdahlii DSM 13528 DNA contains the following:
- a CDS encoding terminase large subunit domain-containing protein, with protein sequence MSLSIENAKKLKYLWQDGHEIKWIGAFIKIVNKDTKLVPFIFTPEQKEFVEGLNKFNIVLKSRQLGLSVCTVALSIRQCIVYPNSCCLLVSHDQKSCNTIFDKLKQQFNSLPDWLRPRTIANNRQEIKMTNGSKITCVCAGNKDVARGDTLHLVHLSEFAFWKMSKKQLNSITQALAPDGKLIIESTANGLNYFHDLYFQAKNNENSYKSFFFNWIDGSTLFKKDYVNSVEIYKAKHNNKILTKEELDDEELELTRLGASMEQLMWRRLKVASSGLDAFHQEYPSTDIEAFINTGANIFNNKRITDVQRSIPKNNYIKKDNLIDLPVLLKKYYGKSFFIYKTKKVGERYFIGVDMSEGVGQDFSVCEVFSQDGEQVAEFYNNKIKPYQMAEIIDTLGHYYNKAILNVERASGGNSVIERLRYTFKYQRIYKQKLFDENNKMITRLGFDTNAKSKGIIINDFVENFDTGAIQINSVRLLQEMQVFEISDSGSMGAVSGQHDDSVMATALALYIIKHGINYKW encoded by the coding sequence ATGTCATTAAGTATAGAAAATGCTAAGAAATTAAAATATTTGTGGCAGGATGGACACGAAATTAAATGGATAGGAGCATTTATTAAAATAGTTAATAAAGATACAAAATTAGTACCTTTTATATTTACACCAGAGCAAAAAGAATTTGTTGAAGGATTAAATAAATTTAATATTGTACTTAAAAGTAGGCAATTAGGACTATCTGTATGTACAGTTGCTTTATCTATAAGACAATGTATTGTATATCCTAATAGTTGTTGCTTATTGGTTAGTCATGACCAGAAGAGTTGCAATACTATTTTTGATAAATTAAAGCAGCAGTTTAATTCACTACCTGATTGGCTCAGACCTCGAACAATTGCTAACAATAGACAGGAAATTAAAATGACAAATGGTAGTAAGATTACTTGTGTATGTGCAGGTAATAAAGATGTAGCAAGAGGTGATACATTGCATTTAGTACATTTATCAGAATTTGCATTTTGGAAAATGTCTAAGAAACAATTAAATAGTATTACTCAAGCACTTGCACCCGATGGAAAATTAATAATTGAGTCCACCGCAAATGGTTTAAACTATTTCCATGATCTATATTTCCAAGCAAAAAACAATGAAAATTCTTATAAATCATTCTTCTTTAATTGGATTGATGGTAGTACATTATTCAAAAAAGATTATGTAAATAGTGTCGAAATATATAAAGCAAAACATAATAATAAAATACTTACTAAAGAAGAATTAGATGATGAAGAATTGGAATTAACTAGATTAGGTGCTAGTATGGAACAATTAATGTGGAGAAGATTAAAAGTTGCTAGTAGTGGATTAGATGCTTTTCATCAGGAATATCCTTCTACAGATATAGAAGCATTCATAAACACAGGAGCAAACATATTCAACAATAAAAGAATTACAGATGTGCAAAGAAGTATTCCAAAGAATAATTACATAAAGAAAGATAATTTGATTGACTTGCCAGTATTATTGAAAAAATATTATGGTAAGTCATTTTTTATTTATAAGACAAAAAAAGTAGGAGAACGTTATTTTATTGGAGTAGATATGTCTGAAGGTGTTGGACAAGATTTTAGCGTATGTGAAGTATTCTCCCAAGATGGCGAACAGGTAGCAGAGTTTTATAATAATAAGATTAAACCTTATCAAATGGCAGAAATAATTGATACATTAGGTCATTACTATAATAAAGCAATATTAAATGTTGAAAGAGCCAGTGGTGGTAATAGTGTTATTGAAAGATTGAGATATACTTTCAAATATCAAAGAATATACAAACAAAAATTATTTGATGAAAATAATAAGATGATAACCAGATTGGGATTTGATACAAACGCTAAAAGTAAGGGAATTATTATAAATGATTTTGTTGAAAATTTTGATACTGGAGCAATACAAATTAATTCAGTAAGATTACTTCAAGAAATGCAGGTTTTTGAAATAAGTGATAGTGGTTCTATGGGTGCAGTTAGTGGCCAGCATGATGATAGTGTAATGGCTACAGCACTTGCATTATATATCATAAAGCATGGAATAAATTATAAATGGTAG
- a CDS encoding phage portal protein, translating into MDINEYINKVYSGDPEWFVQEVNQGFHLNRISRVISNKEYLHGVHRILQKKDMQYKGKEYKTKKLIIQEAKTILNFHSTYLLGKPLSLTGSENKVSEYQNIYRKGNYNQIDYNIIDNIGKYGDAYEYVYLDGNKNIVSKIIDSADGYPVITETNNYVAFIENWTVNAIDYYNIYYPDRVDSYTNENEGINLISSSPNLSGLPIHYHNKNDWNINYGESLLYDILPILDEIEDLLSKLGDSIYTLSLSPIPVITGQQIEGTIDKDAVGYSISLENGSDMKYVNATMDYNTIKMYLDKLEQKLNFVAHMPSIATGGNGNISNVSEVSLQILYQLADVYAMVNEQCIRAGLIQRFDMIDKLLSLKGVTFSDDEYIDVEFNYSRPVNASDLLDQLNKQYDMGAISKKTIIEKSPITTDVTQELDRLKEEGESDNINSKDIVNEDTTNKDISM; encoded by the coding sequence ATGGATATAAATGAATATATTAATAAAGTATATAGTGGTGATCCTGAATGGTTTGTTCAAGAAGTGAATCAAGGATTTCATTTAAATAGAATTAGTAGAGTAATAAGCAATAAAGAATATCTTCATGGAGTACATAGAATACTACAGAAAAAGGATATGCAGTATAAAGGCAAGGAATATAAGACAAAGAAATTAATTATACAGGAAGCAAAAACAATATTAAACTTTCATAGTACATATTTATTAGGAAAACCACTAAGTTTGACTGGATCAGAAAATAAAGTAAGTGAATATCAAAACATATATAGGAAAGGTAATTATAATCAAATAGATTATAATATTATAGATAATATAGGCAAGTATGGAGATGCTTACGAATACGTGTATCTTGATGGTAATAAGAATATAGTATCTAAGATTATTGATAGTGCTGACGGTTATCCAGTAATTACTGAGACAAATAACTATGTTGCTTTTATAGAGAACTGGACTGTAAATGCTATTGATTACTATAATATATATTATCCAGATAGAGTTGATTCATATACTAATGAAAATGAAGGCATTAATCTAATATCAAGTAGTCCTAATCTATCTGGACTACCTATACATTATCATAATAAAAATGATTGGAATATTAACTATGGAGAATCTCTATTATATGATATATTGCCTATTCTTGATGAAATAGAGGACTTATTATCTAAGTTAGGTGATAGTATATATACATTGTCATTAAGTCCTATACCAGTAATTACAGGACAACAAATAGAAGGTACAATTGATAAGGACGCAGTAGGTTATTCTATTTCACTTGAAAATGGTAGTGACATGAAATATGTAAATGCTACTATGGATTATAATACCATTAAAATGTATTTAGATAAGTTAGAGCAGAAACTCAATTTTGTAGCACATATGCCAAGCATTGCAACTGGTGGTAATGGTAATATATCTAATGTATCGGAAGTTAGTTTACAGATACTATATCAATTGGCTGACGTATATGCAATGGTGAATGAACAATGTATAAGGGCAGGATTAATCCAAAGGTTTGATATGATAGATAAGTTACTATCATTAAAAGGAGTAACATTCAGTGATGATGAATATATTGATGTAGAATTTAATTATAGTAGACCTGTTAATGCTAGTGACTTACTAGATCAATTAAATAAGCAATATGATATGGGTGCTATATCAAAGAAAACTATTATTGAGAAATCTCCTATAACAACTGACGTTACGCAAGAATTAGACAGATTGAAAGAAGAAGGGGAAAGTGATAATATAAATAGTAAGGATATTGTTAATGAGGACACTACTAACAAGGATATTTCTATGTAG
- a CDS encoding zinc ribbon domain-containing protein — MICPKCGEKNRKSDLFCSKCGASLEEVNNGEIKPKRFKKRKIFFIIIAIFIIAGVCYGKYLNTQEQHDDYVRTFNETYLSIKVEGDLVESMCSQISSTWHGAIFNSETDFNTAISNLNTGWQNDGSLDERKKAKEDIDKNMSKLKNPTKGYEESYKTLSSLYDDYNSLYQEATNPTGTLMSYNTETSNKENDFNSLVDKLKTVVPNNN, encoded by the coding sequence ATGATTTGTCCAAAATGTGGAGAAAAAAATAGAAAAAGTGATTTATTTTGTAGTAAATGTGGTGCTAGTTTAGAAGAAGTAAATAATGGTGAAATTAAACCTAAAAGATTTAAAAAGAGAAAGATATTTTTTATAATCATTGCTATATTTATTATAGCAGGAGTTTGCTATGGTAAATACTTAAATACCCAAGAACAACATGATGATTATGTACGAACATTTAATGAAACTTATTTGAGTATTAAAGTTGAAGGTGATTTAGTTGAAAGTATGTGTTCACAAATTTCTAGTACATGGCATGGTGCTATTTTTAATTCTGAAACAGATTTTAATACGGCAATTAGTAATCTAAACACAGGGTGGCAGAATGATGGATCTTTAGATGAAAGAAAAAAAGCTAAAGAGGATATAGACAAAAATATGTCAAAATTAAAAAATCCTACAAAAGGTTATGAAGAAAGTTATAAGACATTAAGTAGTTTATATGATGATTATAATAGCTTATATCAGGAAGCAACTAATCCTACTGGAACATTGATGTCATATAATACTGAAACATCAAATAAGGAAAATGATTTTAATAGCTTAGTAGATAAATTAAAAACAGTTGTGCCTAATAACAACTAG
- a CDS encoding Ig-like domain-containing protein, whose translation MDTALNFYNYCIKRSGSELNNYKKTIFFKGLIKEIDDKLQSIDSKYLFTMEDLPQGTEISCGNINYLVMTRNEKVNGVYYKYTIQKEPYFINFISGGVLQRIPSIIETKTIDVQTGQSIILPIGKVIVTISRNNTTDKIAMNDRFITMGSAWKTSGLDKSLDGIIKVNANMDETASIDDLVNEIPNNAQKPSYSFIISPNPISIKKGQTQQLTVVLNQNGIKVKNPTLIYTSSDTSIITVDSNGLVTGINEGSCNIDITYHGDYDTSSTSINIEVAAVAEHNYVISVSPDNILLDIGKIQQIISSVTDKGTAISSPTLTYSSDNTAVATVNNTGLVTGISVGTANITVSYVGEDGNTYSKTIPIVINAVVAKTIAITSTATNPNKIKVNNTQNYTITETSNENIVNDTFTLTESGCDPSYYSLTVIDNNNFSITNLKGDGTEYLTITVTSATNATVSGSIKIRLAGRW comes from the coding sequence ATGGATACAGCATTAAACTTTTATAATTATTGTATAAAAAGAAGTGGTTCAGAACTTAATAATTATAAAAAAACTATCTTTTTTAAAGGATTAATAAAGGAGATAGATGATAAATTACAGTCCATAGATAGTAAATATCTTTTTACTATGGAAGATTTACCTCAAGGAACAGAAATATCATGTGGTAATATAAATTATTTGGTTATGACACGTAATGAAAAAGTAAATGGAGTTTATTATAAATATACGATACAGAAAGAACCTTATTTTATTAATTTTATATCAGGTGGTGTACTTCAAAGAATACCCAGTATTATTGAAACTAAAACTATAGATGTACAGACAGGTCAAAGTATTATATTACCTATTGGTAAGGTTATTGTTACTATAAGTAGGAATAATACAACTGATAAGATAGCAATGAATGACAGATTTATAACTATGGGAAGTGCATGGAAAACTTCTGGACTTGATAAATCATTAGACGGAATAATCAAAGTAAACGCAAATATGGATGAAACAGCATCAATTGATGATTTAGTAAATGAAATACCTAATAATGCTCAAAAACCTTCTTATTCATTTATAATAAGTCCTAATCCTATTTCTATAAAAAAGGGACAAACACAACAATTAACTGTAGTTTTAAATCAGAATGGTATAAAGGTAAAAAATCCTACATTAATATATACAAGTTCTGATACTTCGATAATTACAGTAGATTCAAATGGATTGGTTACTGGAATCAATGAAGGATCTTGTAACATAGATATAACTTATCATGGTGATTATGATACATCAAGTACAAGTATTAATATAGAAGTGGCAGCAGTAGCAGAGCATAATTATGTAATAAGTGTAAGTCCTGATAATATATTATTGGATATTGGAAAGATTCAACAAATTATATCAAGTGTTACTGACAAGGGAACAGCAATAAGTTCACCAACTCTTACATATTCAAGTGATAATACAGCAGTTGCAACGGTAAATAATACAGGACTTGTTACTGGTATAAGCGTTGGAACTGCTAATATTACAGTTTCTTATGTAGGAGAAGATGGAAATACATATTCTAAAACAATACCTATAGTTATTAATGCAGTAGTGGCAAAAACTATAGCAATTACAAGTACAGCAACAAACCCTAATAAGATAAAAGTAAATAATACTCAAAATTATACTATTACTGAAACAAGTAATGAAAATATCGTAAATGATACATTTACCCTTACTGAAAGTGGTTGTGATCCTAGTTATTATAGTTTGACTGTAATAGATAATAATAACTTTAGTATTACTAATTTAAAGGGTGATGGAACTGAATATTTAACTATAACTGTTACAAGTGCAACTAATGCTACAGTAAGTGGAAGTATTAAAATTAGATTAGCAGGTAGATGGTAA
- a CDS encoding GNAT family N-acetyltransferase: MFSENDFIELCNIISDSQEVRLYQPKVTGNDVRISQADRTNNILEAEGTVDIVFRFHNEELIISNLFLKHKGRGTGSLIIEWFVSFCKNNNIKKIFIRIVKKDNIIMDKLCKKFGFRRVDNDKDFNDYILELSKGNAFNR, encoded by the coding sequence GTGTTTTCAGAAAATGATTTTATTGAATTATGTAATATAATTTCAGATTCTCAGGAAGTTAGGTTGTATCAACCAAAAGTTACTGGAAATGATGTTAGAATTTCACAAGCAGATAGAACTAATAATATCTTAGAAGCAGAAGGTACTGTGGATATTGTATTTAGGTTTCATAATGAGGAATTGATAATTTCTAATTTATTTTTAAAGCATAAGGGAAGAGGAACAGGTTCGTTAATTATAGAATGGTTTGTTAGTTTCTGTAAAAATAACAATATTAAAAAGATATTTATTAGAATTGTAAAGAAAGATAATATAATAATGGACAAACTATGTAAAAAATTTGGGTTCAGAAGAGTTGATAATGATAAAGATTTTAATGATTATATTCTTGAATTAAGTAAAGGAAATGCTTTTAATAGATAA
- a CDS encoding 3'-5' exonuclease produces MKGMEFENVFIINCSEGLIPHANSIQNNLEEERRLFYVGVTRAIDNLTLCYSSTIRKKAVNVSRFIEECDLLNSGELMKNCDLEIGDYVVHKVFGSGKIIDKRDNCLKVLFSGNREIGFDLSVLYNGQLMKDAARKCL; encoded by the coding sequence GTGAAAGGTATGGAGTTTGAGAATGTGTTTATAATAAACTGCAGCGAAGGGTTAATTCCCCATGCAAATAGCATACAAAATAATCTGGAAGAAGAAAGGCGGCTTTTTTATGTAGGGGTTACAAGAGCCATAGATAATTTGACTTTATGTTATTCAAGTACTATTAGGAAAAAGGCAGTAAATGTATCCAGGTTTATAGAAGAATGTGACTTGTTAAATTCGGGAGAGCTTATGAAAAATTGCGATTTAGAAATAGGGGATTATGTAGTTCACAAAGTATTTGGAAGTGGAAAAATAATAGATAAGAGAGATAATTGCTTAAAAGTATTATTTTCAGGTAATAGAGAGATAGGATTTGATTTATCGGTTCTTTATAATGGACAGCTGATGAAGGATGCTGCTAGAAAATGTTTGTGA
- a CDS encoding SdpI family protein, with protein sequence MLFTSYLIGLVVLAVGVGLKICPPENISNVYGYRTPFAMLNKDVWDEANYFCSNMLIYVGIICLIISALCNIIYKNNIDIASKISTIISVTIIVCSVPSTEIHLRKTFDKYGNKRM encoded by the coding sequence ATGTTATTTACCAGTTATTTAATTGGATTAGTTGTATTGGCTGTTGGAGTTGGACTTAAAATTTGCCCACCAGAGAATATAAGTAATGTTTATGGATATAGAACGCCATTTGCTATGCTGAATAAAGATGTATGGGATGAAGCAAATTATTTTTGTAGTAATATGTTAATATATGTTGGTATTATATGCTTAATAATATCAGCACTGTGTAATATAATTTACAAAAACAATATTGATATTGCAAGCAAGATTTCAACAATAATATCTGTAACAATAATTGTATGCTCCGTTCCTAGCACAGAAATTCATTTAAGAAAAACATTTGACAAATATGGAAATAAAAGAATGTAA
- a CDS encoding DUF3784 domain-containing protein, translating to MGGTIILLLVLMLFIILGVVFSLGKGAFLISGYNMLSKEEKAEYDEKALCKFMGKSMFAIAFSVFLWELSSLIKQHILFVIGLILLLGTVIFILVYSNTKNRFKKC from the coding sequence ATGGGTGGTACGATTATATTATTATTGGTACTTATGTTGTTTATTATCTTGGGAGTGGTTTTTTCTTTAGGTAAAGGTGCTTTCTTAATATCAGGTTACAATATGTTGAGTAAAGAAGAGAAAGCAGAATATGATGAAAAGGCATTATGTAAGTTTATGGGAAAATCAATGTTTGCAATTGCTTTTAGTGTTTTTTTATGGGAACTTAGTAGTTTAATTAAACAGCATATTTTATTTGTCATTGGATTAATCTTATTGTTGGGAACAGTTATATTTATCCTAGTTTACTCAAATACGAAAAATAGATTTAAGAAATGCTGA
- a CDS encoding phosphatase PAP2 family protein — protein MVKVKKLTILNFLGFVITSILVMCNYTKKFDNAFANFMKIYKNHLLKKSANILAVIASPKKILLISLILISFISIILLIFNKWNKINNISDNLKLLLFTILIAYFSNDVLKNLFKRARPSVKVISKVDKYSFPSDHSMMAFAFFITIAYILCQYIQSKSIKFIICFLSIFMTILIGLSRVYLGKHFMTDIIGGYFLSGFILCFLIWIICSISKYSINEQKI, from the coding sequence ATGGTTAAAGTAAAAAAGTTAACCATACTAAATTTTTTAGGATTTGTAATCACATCCATATTAGTGATGTGCAATTATACAAAAAAATTTGATAATGCATTCGCAAATTTTATGAAAATATATAAAAATCATTTATTGAAAAAATCAGCAAATATACTAGCGGTTATTGCATCTCCTAAAAAAATTTTACTTATTTCACTTATATTAATAAGTTTCATATCTATTATATTATTAATTTTTAATAAATGGAATAAAATAAATAATATTTCAGATAATTTAAAATTGCTACTATTTACGATCTTAATAGCCTATTTCTCAAATGATGTTCTAAAAAATTTATTTAAAAGAGCAAGGCCTTCAGTAAAAGTTATTTCAAAAGTGGACAAATATTCATTTCCAAGTGATCATTCTATGATGGCCTTTGCATTTTTTATTACTATAGCTTACATACTTTGCCAGTATATTCAGTCAAAATCAATTAAATTTATTATATGTTTTTTATCTATTTTTATGACAATCTTAATTGGCTTAAGTCGTGTATATTTGGGAAAACATTTCATGACTGATATAATTGGAGGATATTTTTTAAGTGGATTTATTCTGTGCTTTCTTATATGGATTATTTGTAGCATTTCAAAATATTCAATAAATGAACAAAAAATATAA
- a CDS encoding DUF1858 domain-containing protein, giving the protein MEVNRRTLIKDIVNMGPRAIEILKNFGMGCIECPSSQNESIEDAAAVHGVDVETLIQSLNKIPLREKIKWKIEKKIEDVMKARYNIK; this is encoded by the coding sequence ATGGAAGTTAATCGAAGAACATTAATAAAGGATATTGTTAATATGGGTCCTAGGGCAATAGAAATATTAAAGAATTTTGGTATGGGCTGCATTGAATGTCCATCATCTCAAAATGAGAGTATAGAAGATGCTGCAGCAGTTCATGGAGTCGATGTAGAGACTTTAATTCAAAGTTTGAACAAAATTCCATTAAGAGAGAAAATAAAATGGAAAATAGAAAAGAAGATTGAGGATGTTATGAAGGCACGATACAATATTAAATAA
- a CDS encoding cell wall-binding repeat-containing protein, translating to MFKNKLIFVLCAIGISFFMSSKVMAADYASYVQRICGDDRYATAIEVSKNGWANGSEYAVLANGQNFPDALSAAPLAKKYNAPILLNPDSDLDSRVENELQRLGVKQVFIIGGPSVISDTIKNKLERLNIKTTRLWGQNRYETSIKIAEQLNFNGQVVVVNGENFADALSIAPIAAEKSMPVILTLPNTLPESVANYIKNNKITKTYVIGEKDVVSGSIANSFPNSERIWNSNKFYNGSSRYDTNIAVLNKFRNDLNLSNIYLASGENFPDALAGSALAAKNSSAIALVNGSLEALTIYNGDILDIENYDNIVPTLDFLCLSKSFSVLGGTGSINDTIIGSLEISRFEKDNNTTGYADNVTSVVVDGDWLYYYKTYSMSVGDEWDTKESFLCKIKKDLTGYTVLVDTTKYKQGCLPVGIQYNITKIENGWIYYGNESVSFKVRIDGTENTCLSGNPDYS from the coding sequence ATGTTTAAAAACAAATTAATATTTGTATTGTGTGCTATAGGTATATCTTTTTTTATGTCATCTAAAGTAATGGCTGCAGATTATGCTTCATATGTTCAGCGTATCTGTGGAGATGATAGATATGCTACTGCTATCGAAGTTTCTAAAAATGGTTGGGCTAATGGTTCAGAATATGCTGTATTAGCTAACGGGCAAAACTTTCCAGATGCTCTCAGTGCAGCTCCCCTTGCTAAAAAATATAATGCACCTATTCTACTAAATCCAGACTCAGATTTAGATAGTAGAGTTGAAAATGAGTTACAAAGATTAGGGGTAAAACAAGTATTTATTATTGGAGGTCCATCAGTAATATCTGATACCATTAAAAATAAACTTGAAAGACTTAATATTAAAACTACACGACTTTGGGGACAAAATAGATATGAAACGTCAATTAAAATTGCAGAACAATTAAATTTTAATGGACAAGTTGTAGTAGTAAATGGTGAAAATTTTGCTGATGCTTTATCTATAGCACCTATTGCGGCTGAAAAATCTATGCCAGTTATACTTACGCTGCCAAATACTTTGCCTGAGTCTGTAGCTAATTATATAAAGAATAACAAAATAACAAAAACATATGTTATAGGAGAAAAGGATGTAGTAAGCGGCAGTATTGCAAATAGTTTTCCTAACAGCGAGAGAATATGGAATAGCAATAAATTTTATAATGGCAGTAGCAGATATGATACTAATATTGCAGTATTAAATAAGTTTAGAAATGATCTAAACCTTAGTAATATTTACTTAGCAAGTGGTGAAAATTTTCCTGATGCTTTGGCAGGTTCAGCTTTGGCTGCTAAAAATTCTTCTGCTATTGCATTGGTAAATGGTTCTTTGGAAGCACTTACTATTTATAATGGTGATATTTTAGATATTGAGAATTACGATAATATTGTACCTACTCTTGACTTTTTATGCTTAAGTAAGTCTTTTAGTGTATTAGGTGGTACTGGTTCTATAAATGATACTATTATAGGCAGCCTTGAAATTAGTCGATTTGAAAAGGATAATAACACTACTGGTTACGCAGATAATGTAACTAGTGTTGTTGTAGATGGAGATTGGTTATATTACTATAAAACATATAGCATGAGTGTTGGAGATGAATGGGACACAAAAGAATCATTTTTATGCAAAATAAAAAAGGACTTGACCGGGTATACTGTCTTAGTAGATACAACAAAATATAAGCAAGGTTGTCTTCCTGTTGGTATACAATATAATATAACTAAAATAGAAAATGGTTGGATATATTATGGCAATGAAAGCGTATCCTTTAAGGTAAGAATTGATGGTACCGAAAACACTTGTTTAAGTGGTAACCCTGATTATAGTTAA
- the rbr gene encoding rubrerythrin: MELKGSKTEKNLLSAFAGESQARNKYTYFSSAAKKEGYEQIGEIFQLTADNEKEHAKIWFKLLNGIGNTSENLKSAAGGENYEWTEMYKKFAEEAKQEGFDDISRLFSMVAEIEKHHEERYNELLKNIEENKVFSKNAKKVWICRNCGYVYIGENAPEKCPVCSHPKSYFELESKNW, translated from the coding sequence ATGGAATTAAAGGGAAGCAAAACAGAAAAAAATTTGTTATCTGCATTTGCAGGTGAATCTCAAGCAAGAAACAAGTATACATATTTTTCTTCAGCTGCTAAAAAAGAGGGATATGAACAGATTGGTGAAATATTTCAACTTACAGCTGATAATGAAAAAGAGCATGCAAAAATTTGGTTTAAACTTTTAAATGGTATAGGTAATACTTCAGAAAATCTGAAATCTGCAGCTGGTGGAGAGAATTATGAATGGACTGAAATGTATAAAAAATTTGCAGAAGAAGCTAAGCAAGAGGGCTTTGATGATATCTCTAGATTATTTAGTATGGTAGCAGAAATTGAGAAACATCATGAAGAAAGATATAATGAACTTTTAAAGAATATAGAAGAAAACAAGGTTTTTAGTAAAAATGCAAAAAAGGTTTGGATATGTCGTAACTGTGGATATGTTTACATTGGCGAAAATGCACCTGAAAAATGTCCTGTATGCTCACATCCTAAATCGTATTTTGAACTAGAAAGCAAAAATTGGTAG
- the rodA gene encoding rod shape-determining protein RodA, with product MYKLLINKKIYRNLDVTTLLVAIAISFFGIMNIYSATHNQSNYYYAKLQLLWVILSTIIIFLILLIDYRIIVQYANLIYWSGVGVLLFNDVTSKAIKGASSWIRIGNRALEPAEFVKIGLILIIAKKLEEMDCNINNLKNFLILCFYAFIPIFLIIIQPNLGMALIYLFIVFCIFFIAGLNLKSIIIGIASSIPLCLIIWFSGILKEYQKQRITSFINPGAYQQDVSFQLTQSLIAVGSGGLHGAGFLKGAQVSGGYIPEVHTDFIFSVIGEEWGLIGSTILLAAYGILIYRIIKSAKDSKDSLGRFICIGIAASLIFSVFQNISMTIGIMPIAGITLPFVSYGGSSSLANFISLALVLNISMRKYFNI from the coding sequence ATGTACAAGCTTTTAATAAATAAAAAAATATATAGAAATTTAGATGTAACTACGCTGCTAGTTGCAATCGCAATATCCTTTTTTGGCATAATGAACATTTATAGTGCTACACATAATCAGTCTAATTATTATTATGCCAAACTACAGTTATTATGGGTTATATTAAGTACAATAATAATCTTCCTAATTTTGCTTATTGATTATAGAATTATAGTTCAATATGCCAATTTAATATACTGGAGTGGTGTGGGAGTCCTATTATTTAATGATGTAACCAGTAAAGCAATAAAAGGTGCTTCTTCATGGATAAGGATCGGAAATAGAGCACTAGAACCGGCTGAATTTGTAAAAATAGGATTAATATTAATTATTGCTAAAAAATTAGAAGAAATGGATTGCAATATAAATAACTTAAAAAATTTTTTAATACTGTGTTTTTACGCTTTTATACCAATTTTCTTAATAATAATACAACCTAACTTAGGTATGGCACTAATATACTTATTTATAGTTTTTTGTATCTTTTTCATTGCTGGTCTAAACTTAAAGTCTATAATAATAGGAATTGCTTCTTCAATACCCTTATGCCTTATTATTTGGTTTAGCGGAATTCTAAAAGAATATCAAAAGCAGAGAATAACCTCTTTTATCAACCCTGGAGCATACCAACAGGATGTTAGTTTCCAGCTTACACAATCCTTAATAGCAGTAGGTTCTGGAGGATTACATGGAGCAGGATTTTTAAAAGGTGCTCAAGTATCTGGTGGATACATTCCCGAAGTACACACAGATTTTATATTCTCTGTCATTGGAGAGGAATGGGGACTCATTGGATCTACAATACTTTTAGCAGCATACGGCATATTAATATATAGAATCATAAAGTCAGCAAAAGATTCAAAAGATTCTCTAGGAAGATTTATATGTATAGGTATAGCAGCTTCCCTCATTTTCTCTGTATTTCAAAATATCAGTATGACTATTGGAATTATGCCTATTGCAGGAATAACTCTTCCCTTTGTAAGTTATGGAGGAAGTTCTAGTTTAGCTAATTTTATCTCATTAGCCCTAGTTTTAAATATAAGTATGAGAAAATATTTTAATATTTAA